One genomic window of Bactrocera dorsalis isolate Fly_Bdor chromosome 4, ASM2337382v1, whole genome shotgun sequence includes the following:
- the LOC105225878 gene encoding uncharacterized protein LOC105225878, which translates to MFAPCKAPWCRLAIWLIVGVIVLLLVLVLIALAIFGSHPCAGALDGCDAFKAICASYNGDHQFFYSHCDMLRENCLTGSDWQRDHYNHCNVNH; encoded by the exons ATGTTCGCGCCGTGCAAAGCGCCTTGGTGTCGCCTTGCCATTTGGCTAATAGTCGGTGTTATTGTGTTGCTGCTGGTTCTGGTGCTCATCGCTCTGGCCATTTTCGGCAGTCACCCGTGCGCAGGCGCTCTAGATGGCTGCGACGCGTTCAAAGCGATTTGCGCTTCATATAACGGCGATCATCAGTTCTTCTACAGCCACTGTGATATGCTGCGGGAGAATTGCCTGACCGGCAGCG ATTGGCAACGCGATCACTACAATCACTGCAATGTAAATCATTAG